One segment of Nothobranchius furzeri strain GRZ-AD chromosome 13, NfurGRZ-RIMD1, whole genome shotgun sequence DNA contains the following:
- the lim2.3 gene encoding lens fiber membrane intrinsic protein — protein sequence MYSFMGGGLFCAGVGNILLIISTATDYWMQYRHSSSYMHQGLWRYCVPGKCMTHTDSIAYWDATRAFMILSLLACFIGIVIGIMAFIHYSSFDGFDKTFAAGILFFISCFFVLLAMAVYTGVTVNYYGKRYGSWRFSWSYIMGWVAVVLTFFSGIFFMCAYRMHECPRNSNTR from the exons ATGTACAGCTTCATGGGAGGTGGGCTGTTCTGTGCTGGAGTCGGGAACATACTCCTCATCATCTCCACGGCAACGGACTACTGGATGCAGTATCGTCACTCCAGCAGTTACATGCACCAGGGCCTGTGGCGGTACTGCGTGCCGGGGAAATGCATGACACACACAGATAGCATCG CCTACTGGGACGCCACTCGGGCCTTCATGATCCTCTCCCTGCTGGCTTGTTTCATCGGCATAGTGATCGGGATCATGGCCTTCATCCACTACTCCTCCTTTGATGGATTTGACAAGACTTTTGCAGCTGGCATCCTCTTCTTCATCTCCT GCTTCTTTGTGCTGTTGGCGATGGCCGTCTACACAGGCGTGACAGTCAACTATTACGGGAAACGCTATGGCAGCTGGCGGTTCTCCTGGTCATACATAATGGGCTGGGTGGCGGTGGTGCTGACATTCTTCTCAG GTATCTTCTTCATGTGTGCCTACCGGATGCATGAATGCCCTAGAAACTCCAACACCCGCTGA